GCGGTGGTAAGGCCCAGACGCCGCCCGTACCGAAGGACATCCCTCTTAGTCAATGTCCGAACGGCTCAAGCGGATACTTGATCGGTACAAAGTATTTCATCCCTCCGGATAGAGGCTGCACTTTCCAAGGGGTTCGATGCGAGTACGAGAATGAATGCAGAGGCGGTGGGGGCAGTACGCTCTCGATCACTAAAACCTGCGAACCGCGCACAGTAACCGCGGGAATGCCGGTGACCTGCACGATCACAGTGCGCAATACCGGGAATCGGCCTGAAACCTTCCAGATCACTGAACAGTTACCGTCTGGGATGGAATTCCTCTCGGCCACCCCACCCGGATGGGTGAGCGTGCAAAATGGCCAACTCATCATCCAGGGAAGCGTGGGGGCGAATTCCAGCGTTCAAATCGCCGTCGTCGTCATGGTGACCGGACATGGACCATTGACGAATTCCGTTCTCTTGACCACAGGCGGCGGACAACCACCGGCAGAGTGCAAAAAGAAAGAAGGTTGTCCTGGTGACGGCGGCAGCGGCAGCAGTGGACAAGCTAGTGACACGGTCACCAGTCGCGGGCGTCCGAGCACGGTTGGAACAGCCTTCATCGCGGCGAGCGCCCTTCGGGCGGGCGGGTCTTCGGCAGCTTCGCCGAGGGTCCCTAAGGGCATCCTTCTGGTGGACTCGGAGACGAATCGGTTGCTGGTTTATCTCTCTCGCGGCGATGGGACGTTCCGACGTTTCAAGACCTACACGACGGGGCAAGGCCCTGTGGATGTGAAAGCAGGTGACTTCGATGGTGATGGGAAGACCGATGCCGTCGTGGTGAACTCGATGTCGGACAGCATCACCATCTTCTTCGGCAATGGGGACGGGACGTTTCGCAAGGCGCGCGAGGTGCAGCTCCCTGGCACGAAGCCGGTCGCCGTTGCCTTGACAGACTTCGATCGAGATGGCGCGCTCGATCTGGCGATCGCCCAGCAAGGCTCGGCTGACTTGGCTATCCTCCTCGGTCGCGGAGATGGAACGTTCCGATTGCTGGCGACCATCCCATTGTTTGATGGGAAACCCAGCTCGGTCTCCATCGCCGATTGGAATTTGGATGGCTCGCCCGACTTAATCGTGACGGCGATCGTGACCAATGAAGTCGTCTTCTTCCGCGGCGACGGACGCGGCCACTTCAGCGAGGCGGGACGACGAGCGGTCGGCGAATATCCCGTAGCCAGTGCGACGGGGGATTTCGATCGAGATGGTCAGATGGACATCGCCGTTGCGAACCTCCTCTCGGATTCGATCACTCTCCTCCTTTCCCAAGGCAAGAGCCGGAGCCTGGGCTTCACGCGGGTGGACGTGGAATCGGTCGAGCAACCCACCTTCGTCATTAGTGGCGAGTTCTTCAAGGGCACGGCGGGTGTGGCGGCTCCGAATTTCACGGCCAATACGGTCACGTTCATCAGCTTCGAACAAGGACGGCCTCGGACCGTTCGACGTCTGCGAGCGATTGCGGAGCCGGTTTCGCTGGGGCTTGGAGACTTCAACGATGACGGATTGCTAGACGTGGTCGTTGCGGGCCTGCCCGTTGGAAGCTTGGGCACGCTCGTCGGTCGAGAAAACGGCACGTTTGCCTTGAAGCGATAGCAGAAGCATGGCGGAGGGCTCGTTCCTCGGGCCCTCCGCATCACCCCCTTAAACGAGCAAGCTCCTTCAGCAAAAGCTCATTCGAAGGATTATCCGCAATATCGCGATACCGATGGATGAACCGGATTATCCCGAGCTCATCCACAACGAAGACGCCGGGCATCTGTCGGACGTCCCCAATGGGCTTCCCTGCCGAATGTCCACTCTGTACCGCGCGGAGTCCGCGCCACCAGACTCGCGGTCCCATGATTTGAGTCAGCGTGCCGCTGCCCAGGCCATATGCCGCGTAGGCTTTTCGCTCGGGATCGGAGAGGCAAGGAAAGGGCACAGCACGCTCCCGACAAAAGGCACGGGTTTGCTCCACGTCGCCTTGGCCGATGAGGACGACCTCAGCACCTTGCTTGCGAAAGCGTTCATAGTCGCGTCGCAGCCCGGCGACGTGCTCGCGACAGAACGGTCAGCCGTAGTGGCGCAGGAAAACGAGAATGGCCGGTCCCTGCGCCCAAAACTCCGACAGGCGCACGAACCGACCATCGGCGCGCATGAGTTCAACATCAGGCGCTCGATCCCCAATTTTAAGCATCGTTCCTCTTGCGCCGACCTCGCCTTGCCATGAGCGTAGTGCGTCGAAGCTTCTCGCTCATGACCTTGTCACGCGATGCATGTTTCACCCCTTCACCACGCCGATCGGGCGCAGCCGGGCGACGCGCCGCGCGATGCCGGCGGCTTCGACGACGCGGGCAACATCGTTCACGTCCTTGTACGCCTCAGGGACTTCTTCCAACACGCCATCTTTGCTCGCCGCTTTGATCAAGACGCCGCGCTCGGCCAATTGCCGGCGAACTTGATTGATATCCCGCCCCTTCTTGGCCGCTGTGCGCGACATGACCCGTCCGGCGCCATGACAGCTCGAGGCGAACGTTTCTTCGGCCGCCGTACCGATGAGCACATAGGAGGCGCGCCCCATATCGCCAGGGATGATCACCGGTTGGCCAATGGTGCGATACGTCTCATGCAGCTCCGGATGACCAGCCGGCAGCGCTCGCGTGGCCCCTTTGCGATGCACCAAGACACGTCGCGGCTTGCCTTCAATAGCATGCGTCTCGAACTTGGCGATATTGTGGGCGACATCGTAGACGATCTGAAGTTCGCCATCGTCCCCGAAGTGCTTCCGAAAGACCTCGCGCACCCAGTGGGTGATCATCTGTCGGTTCGCGAAGGCGAAATTAGCCGCCGCGTTCATCGCCCCCAAATAATCCTGTCCCTCCGGGGACTTGATGTACGTGGCTGCCATCTCCTTATCGGGCAGGTGAATCTTGTACTTCTGCATGGCTGAGCGCAGGACCTTCAGATAATCCGTGCAAACCTGATGGCCGAACCCGCGCGAGCCCGTGTGAATGAGCACGGTCACCTGTCCCGGACGCAGTCCGAAAGCTTGTGCCGCCGCGCGATCGAAGACCTCCTCGACGTACTGAATCTCCAGGAAATGGTTGCCCGATCCGAGGGTACCGAGTTGATCCGCCCCACGCTGGCGCGCGTATTCGCTCACGGCTTTGGGATTTGCGCCCGGAATGCACCCGCGCGACTCGATGTGATCCAAATCCTCTTCCCGCCCGTAGCCTTGTTCGACCGCCCATTGCGCGCCTAAGCGCAAGACGTTATCCATCTCCGCGCGATTGACGCTGATCTGCCCTTCCCGCCCCGTCCCCGCCGGAACCGCATGGAACAGATCATTCACGATGTTCTCCAGTTTCGGACGGACCTGTTCCAACGTTAATTCCGAACGGAGCAAGCGCACGCCGCAATTGATGTCGAAGCCGATACCGGCTGGCGAGACGACTCCCTCCTCGGCATCCGTCGCGGCCACGCCCCCAATGGGGAATCCGTATCCTTGATGCACATCCGGTAAGACGATCGGACGTCCCACGACGCCGGGCAGAAATGCCAAATTCGCCGCTTGTTCGAGGGAAAGATCCTTGGTCACTGTCTCCAGAAGCGCCTCATCCACGAAGATGATCACATCCGTCTGCATGCCCGGCTTATACGTGCGCGGGATCATGTACCGATATTCATCGAGTTTGACGAGAATCCGACGCCAGTCTTTCGACATGGTGACACCCCCTTGCTTTCGTTGAAATCTCAATTATACACGATCGGCGCGTTTTTGTTACAATCGAAGCTCGTATGGGCGAGTTCAGGTGGAAAAGGCCCTTCCACCTCAGCCTTCACGCGAGAGTCGCGCTCTCAATCGCGGCGCTCGTTCTCTTGATCTTCGGCGCGCTTCTTTCGATCTCCCTCTCGACAATGGAGACGCTGGTCCGAGAAGAGAATCAGCGGCGAGCGGAACTACTGGCGGCGCAATTGGCACAACATCTCTCCTCCGAGCAAAAGACGGACCTGGCCGCGCTGCGCACGGACGCCCTCTCTTATCGGCAAGCCCACAGCGAGATCCGCGAGATTCACATCTATAGCCTGACGCGCTCGGGCGTGCGCGAAGTCATCACTGTGCCCATGAGCACTTCGGAGAACCTCCCCTCGATGCCCGTCCCGCTCGACCTTCTGGGCGAGGCCCAGCAAGGGAAGGTCGCCTCGCGCCTCGAGGCGGTGCGAGGGGAGAGCTATCGCATTTCCGCCGGAGCTCCGATTGAGAGTGGGGGCAAGCCGATTGGCTTTGTCGTCCTTCGCACTGAGATGGCCTACGGCAAGACGCTCCTTGAGCGCATGAATCGTCTCGCATGGCTCGCCCTTTTGGTCGCCATCACAGGAATCACCGTCGCCCTTCATCTTCTCTTCCGACGATTGATCTATCGCCCCATTCGCACGATCTTAGACACAATGCACCATGCCGAAACGGGCGACCTTCGCGCCCGCGTGCCGGTGACCTCTCAGGATGAGATGGGAACTTTGAGCCTGGGATTGAATGCGCTCCTTGCTCGCGTTCAAGAGATGACGGAAGCACTGGAAACCGAACAACAGCGCCTGGAGGGGCTCGTGCGCGAGGCGACGGCAGAGTTGAGCGAGAGAAACCGGCAGCTTCAGGAGGCGAATCTCCAACTCTTCGCGATTCAGCGACAACTCCTCCACATGGAGCGTCTGGCGGCGGCTGGGTACATGGCGGCGCAATTCGCCCACGAGATCGGAACCCCGCTCAATCTCATCTCCGGGCATATTCAGCTTCTGCGCACCCGCACGCACGATGAAGAGGGCATTCGCCGACTCACCATCATCCTCGGACAGATCGAACGCATCGAACGCATTGTGCGTCGCTTGCTGGATGCCACGCGACGGCCACGATGGGAACATCTGCCGCTCCGCATCGAATCCCTGTTGTCCTCCATCGTGGAGATCGTCATGCCGACGCTTCAGGAACGCAAGATCGAAGTGAGTTTGGAGCTGGCTCCTGATCTCCCGGAGATCCTCGGCTCGCCCGAACAGCTCCAACAGGTGCTTATCAATGTGATCGCCAATAGCTTGGATGCCATGCCCGCGGGAGGGCGCCTGACTCTTCGCGCCTTCGTCGCAGGGACGGAGAAAGTCATCATCGAATGCGCGGACACGGGCATTGGGATGAGCCCGGATGTCCTGGCTCACATCTTCGAGCCCTTCTTCACGACGAAGGCGAATGAGCGCGGGAGCGGACTCGGCCTTTCGATCGTGCGACAGATCGTCAAGGAGCACGGAGGTGAGATCACCGTGCACAGCGAGCCGGGCCAGGGCACAATCGTCCGATTGGCCTTCCCGACTCTGACGGCGCGACGCTCAACATCGGAGAGCGAATATGAAGAAGATTCTCATCGTGGATGATGATCCCGAGACGTGCGAGTTTCTGACCGAGCTCTTCTCGGTCGAGGATTGGTCGGTACAAACAGCGCTTTCGGCCGGACGGGCATTGGAGCTTCTGGAGCGCGAGGACTTTGACTGCGTCATCGCCGATCTGAATTTGAATGAGGCGCAAACAGGCTTGGACGTGCTCAGGGCCTTCAAGACCCGATCACCTCAAACGGAGGTCATTCTGATCACTGGCTTCGGGACGCTCGAGGCGGCTGTCGAAGCTTTGCGCAGCGGCGCTTTCGATTTCATCTCCAAGCCGTTCAAGGTCGAAGATGTCCTCGAGACTGTGCGTCGCGCGCTCCGACTCCATGAGCCGGTGCGAGAAGAGAGCGCCCTGCAACGCCTGCTGGAACCTTATGAGGCTTCGGGTCTGATTGGGCGCACACCGCAGATGATTGAGCTCTACAAAGAGATCGCCCGCGTGGCGCCGACTCTCTCGACGGTTCTGATCATCGGAGAATCGGGAACGGGAAAGGAATTAATCGCCCGCGCTATTCACACGCACAGTGCGCGCGCGCACGGTCCCTTCATCGCCGTCAACTGCGGGGCGCTGACGGAGACGTTGCTTGAAGCGGAGCTCTTCGGGCACGCGCGGGGCAGCTTCACTGGCGCCGTCGCCGATAAGAAAGGCCTTTTCGAGGAGGCGGATGGAGGAACGCTCTTCCTGGACGAGATCAGCGAGACGACGCCTGCCCTCCAGGTGAAACTCCTCCGTGCCCTTCAAGAGGGCGAGATCAAGCGCGTGGGGGAGACTCGAACCCGTCGCGTAGATGTGCGAGTGATTGCTGCGACGAATCGCGATTTGGAAGAAGAGGTAAAAGCCGGACGTTTCCGCGAGGATCTCTATTATCGTCTGAGCGTCGTCACCTTGCGCGTACCGCCTTTGAGAGAACGTCGAGAGGACATCCCCCTCCTGGCCACGCACTTTCTCCGACGGGCTACGCAGCAAACCGGGCAGGTGCTCGCTTTCTCTCCGGCGGCCTTGGCGCTGCTGAAAGCCTACTCCTGGCCTGGCAATGTCCGCGAGTTGGAGAACAGCATCGAATACGCGGTCATTCATGCGCGGGGGGGATTGATCGTTCCCGAGGATCTGCCCGAGAAGATCCGCGTTGCCGTGCCTTCCCCTCGACAAGGGCACGCTTCTGCATCCTTAGAGGCGACGCTCTTTCACGACCTGCCCTCGCTCGACGAATTGGAGCGGCGCTACCTGCTCTACGTCCTCGAGGCCGTCCATGGGAATCGAAGCCGTGCCGCCGAGATCCTTGGCATTGACCGGCGTACGCTCTACCGCATGGCGGAGCGCTTTGGCATTCCATTGGAGCGAACGAGCGCAGACTCCTGAGAGACCTCCCACGAAGCGCCATCCTTAGCGTCTCCTCCGTCAGGTAGGCATCGCGCGAGCGTCTCGTAGAATGAGCGCCACGCCGAGGGTGATGCTCCCGATACTGAGAGCAGCGCGAACCGGACGGCCGGCAAGATCAGCCAGAATCAATCCCCACATGATCCTTCATCGCCGAGGGGGCGCCGGCCGGACGTCTCCAGAGCAATCGCATCAGCAGGATGAGCGTGAGGGCGGCCAGTACCACGACGGCCACCCAGACGCGCCATTCGGAGGAAGCGATAACGGACCAGACGAAATTGAGCATTATTCCGTAAAAGGATGCCCACAGCAGGGCACTCAGGAAATTCAGGACGCTGTAGATCAGTGGTGACATCCCCAGCATCCCGCACACCAGTGGGATTGTGATGCGCAATCCGGCGAGAAAGCGCGAAACGACAACGACACCTAGTCCATAACGCGCCAGCAGCACCTGCGCCCGCTCAATAGCCCGTCGGCCGCGCGCCGAGCGCTGCAGCCGTCTCCACCCGTATCGGCGCCCGAGGTAGAAATAAATCTGGTCTCCCACGGCTCCCCCCAAAGCCGCGGCCGCTATGACGCCCGGAAGATTCAAAAGTCCCTTCTTCGCCAACCACACGGCGACGACGAGGCCCTCCTCACCCCCGAGCACAGCCCAGAGGAAAATGCCCCAATACCCATAGGCGCGAATGTACGATTCAACCCGAGGATCCATGGGCGAGAACCCCTCCGGCACCGACCCGAAGCGGCGGGAGATCGTAGCTGATCTCTTTGATCACGCGAATGATTCGCTCCACATCGCGCGGCTGCAGCCCTGAATAAACGGGTAGCTGTCGCGTTTCGGCAGCCGTCTCGGCCACTGGACATGGGCGCGCGTCCGAAGCAAAGAGTGGGAGTTTGGAGCAGATGTCTACATGCATCATCTCAATGTCAACGCCCCGTCGAATCGCCCGACGCGTCAAAGCGGATGGATCGGACACGCGAATGCAATATTGATAAAACACCGGTTCTGTGTCTGGGAGTGGACGCGGAAGGTCCAACGAGGGGATCCCTGCCAATCCCTCGCTCAGCCGCTGCGCGTGTTCACGGGTTCGCGCATTCCACGCCTCCAGATGTTCCAGAGCCGCCAAGCCGATCAGGGCTTGCGCATTGCTATACCGACGGCGGTAGGATGTGGGAAGCGGATCCAACCGACGAATCTTCTCCCAAAGAAAGGCCGAGACATCCCGGTCCCCAAGGAAAGAGGCGATCAGGAAGAGCGGAAAGAGCGTGAATGTGAAGCCGCGCGGGCTGATAAAGACCTGTTGCAGCCATCCGAGCAACAGCTTTCCCAAAACCGAGATCGCCGACGGCCACGGTTCGGCTTCCGCCAGACTCCGGATACGCTGGGCGAGCGCGTCATCGTCAGTCACAGCCATTCCCCCTCCGTAGGTGTTCAGCCCTTTGAGGAGCTGGAAGCTGAAGAAAGCGGCGTGGCCAAAGGTCCCGACTTTGCGACCGCGATAGGTTGCGCCAAGTGCGTGAGCGCAGTCTTCGATGACTAACACGTCGTGCCGCTCGGCCCATCG
The Blastocatellia bacterium genome window above contains:
- a CDS encoding FG-GAP-like repeat-containing protein — its product is MTTPDPALIDGEGICLAERDRTLRGDCTFRKSRCEVIWQCGGGKAQTPPVPKDIPLSQCPNGSSGYLIGTKYFIPPDRGCTFQGVRCEYENECRGGGGSTLSITKTCEPRTVTAGMPVTCTITVRNTGNRPETFQITEQLPSGMEFLSATPPGWVSVQNGQLIIQGSVGANSSVQIAVVVMVTGHGPLTNSVLLTTGGGQPPAECKKKEGCPGDGGSGSSGQASDTVTSRGRPSTVGTAFIAASALRAGGSSAASPRVPKGILLVDSETNRLLVYLSRGDGTFRRFKTYTTGQGPVDVKAGDFDGDGKTDAVVVNSMSDSITIFFGNGDGTFRKAREVQLPGTKPVAVALTDFDRDGALDLAIAQQGSADLAILLGRGDGTFRLLATIPLFDGKPSSVSIADWNLDGSPDLIVTAIVTNEVVFFRGDGRGHFSEAGRRAVGEYPVASATGDFDRDGQMDIAVANLLSDSITLLLSQGKSRSLGFTRVDVESVEQPTFVISGEFFKGTAGVAAPNFTANTVTFISFEQGRPRTVRRLRAIAEPVSLGLGDFNDDGLLDVVVAGLPVGSLGTLVGRENGTFALKR
- a CDS encoding RtcB family protein, producing the protein MSKDWRRILVKLDEYRYMIPRTYKPGMQTDVIIFVDEALLETVTKDLSLEQAANLAFLPGVVGRPIVLPDVHQGYGFPIGGVAATDAEEGVVSPAGIGFDINCGVRLLRSELTLEQVRPKLENIVNDLFHAVPAGTGREGQISVNRAEMDNVLRLGAQWAVEQGYGREEDLDHIESRGCIPGANPKAVSEYARQRGADQLGTLGSGNHFLEIQYVEEVFDRAAAQAFGLRPGQVTVLIHTGSRGFGHQVCTDYLKVLRSAMQKYKIHLPDKEMAATYIKSPEGQDYLGAMNAAANFAFANRQMITHWVREVFRKHFGDDGELQIVYDVAHNIAKFETHAIEGKPRRVLVHRKGATRALPAGHPELHETYRTIGQPVIIPGDMGRASYVLIGTAAEETFASSCHGAGRVMSRTAAKKGRDINQVRRQLAERGVLIKAASKDGVLEEVPEAYKDVNDVARVVEAAGIARRVARLRPIGVVKG
- a CDS encoding DedA family protein, producing the protein MDPRVESYIRAYGYWGIFLWAVLGGEEGLVVAVWLAKKGLLNLPGVIAAAALGGAVGDQIYFYLGRRYGWRRLQRSARGRRAIERAQVLLARYGLGVVVVSRFLAGLRITIPLVCGMLGMSPLIYSVLNFLSALLWASFYGIMLNFVWSVIASSEWRVWVAVVVLAALTLILLMRLLWRRPAGAPSAMKDHVGIDSG
- a CDS encoding DegT/DnrJ/EryC1/StrS family aminotransferase, producing the protein MIRTIARYGVRQAPGAWQRALKALLTGQGVRGPAIREFEQRFAAYHGLRHAIATSYGRMAFYYILRALELPEGSEILIPAVTFWVVPEMAQVAGLRPIFVDVDPRHYTLAPQALARALTERTRAVVPTHLYGHPCDMEPILRWAERHDVLVIEDCAHALGATYRGRKVGTFGHAAFFSFQLLKGLNTYGGGMAVTDDDALAQRIRSLAEAEPWPSAISVLGKLLLGWLQQVFISPRGFTFTLFPLFLIASFLGDRDVSAFLWEKIRRLDPLPTSYRRRYSNAQALIGLAALEHLEAWNARTREHAQRLSEGLAGIPSLDLPRPLPDTEPVFYQYCIRVSDPSALTRRAIRRGVDIEMMHVDICSKLPLFASDARPCPVAETAAETRQLPVYSGLQPRDVERIIRVIKEISYDLPPLRVGAGGVLAHGSSG
- a CDS encoding ATP-binding protein; translation: MGEFRWKRPFHLSLHARVALSIAALVLLIFGALLSISLSTMETLVREENQRRAELLAAQLAQHLSSEQKTDLAALRTDALSYRQAHSEIREIHIYSLTRSGVREVITVPMSTSENLPSMPVPLDLLGEAQQGKVASRLEAVRGESYRISAGAPIESGGKPIGFVVLRTEMAYGKTLLERMNRLAWLALLVAITGITVALHLLFRRLIYRPIRTILDTMHHAETGDLRARVPVTSQDEMGTLSLGLNALLARVQEMTEALETEQQRLEGLVREATAELSERNRQLQEANLQLFAIQRQLLHMERLAAAGYMAAQFAHEIGTPLNLISGHIQLLRTRTHDEEGIRRLTIILGQIERIERIVRRLLDATRRPRWEHLPLRIESLLSSIVEIVMPTLQERKIEVSLELAPDLPEILGSPEQLQQVLINVIANSLDAMPAGGRLTLRAFVAGTEKVIIECADTGIGMSPDVLAHIFEPFFTTKANERGSGLGLSIVRQIVKEHGGEITVHSEPGQGTIVRLAFPTLTARRSTSESEYEEDSHRG
- a CDS encoding sigma-54 dependent transcriptional regulator, producing the protein MKKILIVDDDPETCEFLTELFSVEDWSVQTALSAGRALELLEREDFDCVIADLNLNEAQTGLDVLRAFKTRSPQTEVILITGFGTLEAAVEALRSGAFDFISKPFKVEDVLETVRRALRLHEPVREESALQRLLEPYEASGLIGRTPQMIELYKEIARVAPTLSTVLIIGESGTGKELIARAIHTHSARAHGPFIAVNCGALTETLLEAELFGHARGSFTGAVADKKGLFEEADGGTLFLDEISETTPALQVKLLRALQEGEIKRVGETRTRRVDVRVIAATNRDLEEEVKAGRFREDLYYRLSVVTLRVPPLRERREDIPLLATHFLRRATQQTGQVLAFSPAALALLKAYSWPGNVRELENSIEYAVIHARGGLIVPEDLPEKIRVAVPSPRQGHASASLEATLFHDLPSLDELERRYLLYVLEAVHGNRSRAAEILGIDRRTLYRMAERFGIPLERTSADS